In Ananas comosus cultivar F153 linkage group 10, ASM154086v1, whole genome shotgun sequence, the following proteins share a genomic window:
- the LOC109716188 gene encoding 1-aminocyclopropane-1-carboxylate synthase 7 encodes MNKVVGHRVELSEIATSNTHGEDSPYFAGWKAYDEDPYDPVNNPSGVIQMGLAENQVSFDLLEDYLEQHPEASNWGNGISSFRENALFQDYHGLKTFRKAMASFMEQIRGGKAKFDPDRIVLTAGATAANELLTFILADPGDALLIPTPYYPGFDRDLRWRTGVNIVPIRCDSSNGFQVTLKALEAAYAKAEAAEMKVRGVLLTNPSNPLGTAVARAVLEDILDFAARKDIHLISDEIYSGSVFASPEFVSVAEIVEARGYRNCERVHIVYSLSKDLGLPGFRVGTIYSYNNRVVTTARRMSSFTLVSSQTQKTLASMLSDEEFTKYYIRTNRERLKRRYEYIIQGLERAGIECLQGNAGLFCWMNLGPLLEEQTREGELRLWKLILHEVRLNISPGSSCHCSEPGWFRVCFANMSLHTLEVALTRIYDFTQKSKTIKSLIN; translated from the exons GGGTGGAAAGCTTATGATGAAGACCCCTATGATCCTGTTAATAACCCCTCAGGGGTCATCCAAATGGGCCTAGCAGAAAACCAA gtTTCATTTGACCTCCTTGAGGATTATTTGGAGCAGCACCCAGAGGCTTCCAACTGGGGAAATGGAATCTCCAGCTTCAGGGAAAATGCCTTGTTCCAGGACTACCATGGGCTAAAAACTTTTAGAAAG GCAATGGCAAGTTTTATGGAGCAAATAAGAGGAGGAAAGGCTAAATTCGACCCGGACCGGATTGTTCTCACGGCAGGCGCAACCGCCGCGAATGAGCTATTGACTTTCATATTAGCAGATCCTGGAGATGCTTTACTGATTCCGACTCCGTATTATCCAGG ATTCGATAGAGATTTGAGATGGAGAACCGGCGTGAACATCGTTCCAATCCGATGCGACAGTTCAAACGGATTCCAAGTCACTCTCAAAGCCTTAGAAGCCGCTTACGCCAAGGCAGAAGCGGCGGAGATGAAAGTCAGAGGGGTTCTCCTGACGAACCCGTCGAACCCGCTGGGCACCGCGGTCGCCAGGGCGGTCCTGGAAGACATACTAGACTTCGCCGCCCGGAAGGACATCCACTTGATATCCGACGAGATCTACTCGGGCTCGGTCTTCGCCTCTCCGGAGTTCGTCAGCGTGGCGGAGATCGTCGAGGCGCGGGGCTACCGCAACTGCGAGAGGGTTCACATTGTCTACAGCCTCTCCAAGGACTTAGGCCTCCCCGGTTTTAGGGTTGGGACGATCTATTCATACAACAATAGGGTGGTGACCACGGCGAGGAGGATGTCGAGCTTCACACTCGTGTCGTCGCAGACTCAGAAGACGCTGGCGTCGATGCTGTCGGACGAGGAGTTCACAAAGTACTACATAAGGACCAACAGGGAGAGGCTGAAGAGGAGGTACGAGTACATAATCCAAGGGCTGGAGAGAGCAGGGATTGAGTGCTTGCAAGGGAATGCCGGGCTGTTCTGCTGGATGAATCTGGGGCCACTGCTGGAGGAGCAGACGAGAGAAGGGGAGCTCAGGCTGTGGAAACTGATATTGCATGAGGTGAGGCTCAACATATCACCAGGATCTTCATGCCACTGCTCTGAGCCTGGGTGGTTTAGGGTTTGCTTTGCCAACATGAGCCTCCACACACTGGAAGTTGCACTTACAAGGATATATGATTTCACGCAGAAGAGCAAGACAATAaagtcattaattaattaa